The Elgaria multicarinata webbii isolate HBS135686 ecotype San Diego chromosome 7, rElgMul1.1.pri, whole genome shotgun sequence nucleotide sequence GTAAGATGATATTTAGTCTTCTGCTGATGCTAAGAGTAGAAATCCATATTCTGGAGCAGAAAGCAGAACTTCTTCTCTCAACACAAGACTAGCACAAAGCAATGCAATTTGGAATGCCCTATACATTACTCACAGAAATCACATCAGGCACTCACATGGCAACTACTTTATTCAAGGTTTAACTTACCCCCATGCAATGTAAGGTTCAACAATCCTCAGCATGTTAATGGATGCTTTGTTGAGTTTCACAAATGTCCCATTGAAAATCTGACGCAGGCGAAGGAGCTGAAGTACCTTGCGAACTTTGGGACTAACGCCGTTAATTCTAAAAGATGCAGTAAAGTAAGATCATTTTCAGCATGCGCTTATTTAAATAGATCAACTCCTCCCATAGAGAGGAGAGCCAGTGtgacgtagtggctaaagtgttggactgggagtcaaaagatccgggttctagtccccactcagccatggatacccactgggtgactttgagccagtcatagACTGtaagcccaacccacctcacagggttgttattgtgaggataaaatggagaggaggattatgtacactgccttggattccttggaggaaaaaaggtggaatatacatacatatatagaaTTCAAGTATTTTCATTCAATTAAGCAAAATACATAGTAAGAAAGACAACTGAACTTGTTATAATTAACATGAAcagcaaagcttttttttccttaacagcATTAAGGATCTAGACTTTTGCTACATAAAATAATCTACTACTGAACTCAAAATCCATACAAGTAGATGCTGTAAAAATATGGTTCTTGATCATTTCAAAATAAGGACCATTTGGAAGTGAGAAATGATTAAGGATTAGGCAGGTGGCAACCGAAGATGAGGTGACACAACAAAGGAGGCCTTATTTGTGGAACACTCTTCCCAGAGGTACTtgcatggtgccaactttgtttaaaccatttttataccacccttcatCCTTTTTAGGATTTTAGGGAAGTGTACGAAAATACAGCAATAAAgcataaataaaattcataaaatcaACTTACAACTAATTAAAATGCTTTGGTAAATAAAAACGCTTCTTGGCAATAGAAGAACtgcaatgttggtaccaggtggAACCAATCTAGGATTGATGTCCTGAGCTGTTTCAGGATTTAAAGGTAAGTATTAGCACCTTGAATGGATAAAAACCACACCAACTTGAATAAACTTCTACAAAGAACATTCTTGAATTAGCACTTTGAGGATAGTGCTGTTGTAAAGGCCTACCAGCCATTATACTAAAAGTCAGCACAGCACATTTGTTCATCTTACCCTCTAATCCTGATCACAAATGCCAGTTTGGGTTCAGCAGGTACGTAGTAATTGCCAGCTTTGCGGGCCATTCGGGCCATACGAATCTCACGTCGGTACATTTGCCTATACTCTTTGTGGTAGGCCTCAGCTCTTTTATAGATGAGTTTTCGTTCTGACTTTCGCAGCTGAAATGAGAATAACAATGTACTTATTGCAATTTCTTATCTCAGCCTTCCTCCAAACTGTTCAGGGtgaaatctggagggcatcaggttgggggaagactgtTCTAAGGCATCAGacttttttccaatgcaaactgaaacATTTCCAAcataaattaccatatgcaaattATCCAATTCAATTTTTTCTGGAAACTCTACATCACTAGGGCGGCCTAAGGTCACTTTGTGAGCTTCAACATAGAGTGTGGATTTGAACCTAAGCCTTCCTAGTCCTTGTCTGACAtcgtaaccactacaccaaaatGTTTCTTACTTTCATTAAACAACGACATTTCGAAGATGGATTTCATTCCAGAACACAATTATCAAATAAACTGtcagcagtttcaaagttgtatttttttttcaggcAATGATTCCTAGAATGTATGTGAGATAATACAATTAAcgtcacacacaaacatatatatacatacacacacacacatcaatgtaATCACAGTGAAAGAGTTACATTCCACTGAAATAGATGAGTGGCTATCAACTGATCAGGCAAAGTCCTTTGGGTTGCTAAAAAGTACCAGGGTGCCAACGTTTTTCAATacctttgcttttttcttaaatttaaacagtGTAAAGGAAGTCCATGCTGGTCTCTAAACTTTTACAAATATCTGAAGAAAACTTTCTACATTACAAAAGCGGGAGAATACCGTTGGATTCATATCAtgtttgtgagtttcccacaggcagctggttgaacACTGCATgggcaggatgctggactaaatggacccttgatctTATCCAAAatgtctcttatgttcttacctgggagtaaggaccAATTGACTACAATAGGaccaacttctgagtaaacatgcatagaattgtgcaatTAAGCCATATTCACCTTCTTTTGGACCAACAGCTTCTTCAGACGTTTGGCTTTTATATCAGCAAAAGCCTTCCTTTTCTTCAAAAGGCTTTCTGGCACCGAAGGCACCTTCTTCTTTGCTCtacattaaaaagcaaaataaacatttaaatcaTAACTATGGATCAACTTCAGCTAGAATACTTAACTTACAATATAAACCAGTTATTATAGCAGTACTAGTTTATTCCAAACTTATTTTTCAgacacatttttattaaatgaacTTAGCTTTAATGTACATTTTGAAGACCTTTTTGCCTCTTTGTAGTCATGTTTCCTGCATATCTAAATGGCAATTATACCCTATCCAAAAATTTGACAGTATTATTGTGGTATTTCTAAGCATTGAATCGTGTTTCTATTTTTGCTGCTCTAGCTCTGGCCTGTGTTAATCTgattttcagtttgtgttttgATCATATTTTATGGATCTTGTTTGAATgatgggtgattcaggacagataaaaggaagtacttcttcacaccgggcatatggaattcatttcaagatgtggtgatgggccaccaatttggatggctttgaacgggggttggataaattcctgtaagaggctatcaatggctagtagtcctgattgatggctatgtgctacctccaatatcagaagcagtatgcctgaATACAcagcttgctggggaacatgggtaggagggtgctgttgcaccatgacctgcttgtgggtccctggtttaacagctggttgaccaatgTGTGatcatagtgctggactagatggacccttggtctgatccagcatggctcttcttaactgttttaactgttcaCCTAGAAAACTTGCATTACTGAGTAACTGACAAATACTTAATAAACAAATTCACTAAACTCCCATTGTTACTGCTGCACTACAATTATAAATATATTTAACAAAAGCTCACATTCTTTTTTGTaaattgttaaaaacacacaaacgcCATGTTTACACTTAGGGCCAAAAGAAAAGTTGCTTACATGCCTCTTTTTCCCGCTAAAACGGCTGCTAGAAAAATTCCAGTGCTCATGATAAACCTAAGTTTATTACGCACACTAAGAGCACTTCCAAGGTGCTATTTTCAGACAAAGTATCTTGGAAAATCCACTCGAGACCCcaaatgggttgcatccaatgggcTGTAGCCAATGTTAGCTTAATTACATCCCCTTCGTTTGAATGGGTCTACTATAAGCAGGAATTGAATTGGATACAACTCTGTATGTTTGCAAAGTTGGACGGTAGGGACTTTCACAGCCCTACGAGCAGTACTTGCGCCGTGTCAGCACAGCCTTCTCGATTCCTCTGCCCCTCCTTGCACTCAGCAACCAACGTACGCGTGTACCGGAAGGCATCAGCGAGGCCTAGGCCGCGCCATACAAGCTGCAAGACCGAAAAGCTCCGAAAGAAGGCAACCTAGTGAGACTGGGGGCCTCCAACTGCGAATGCCGTCTCCGCACTTGGACCAGCATCGTCTCACGCCGCAGGAATGAGCCCTTTACCAGCTCCCAACGCCTCCCATTGCAGCAGGGACACTGCCCGGTTCCCTGCCACATCTCTCGTCAAGCCCCAACAGACAGCATTTGATAGAACGGTTTAGCAATATCTTTCCAGATTATGGATCCCTCAGCGGTAAAGCCAGAGAAAAAGAAGCCATGAAAAGCTCTCCCAAATCCGCGGATGGCAACGGATTGTGCCTGATGAGACAGGAGTACTCACTCTTCGCCCGCCATGGTTCCTGCGCTCGCCGCCGGAAAAGAGAGATCTGGCGCATGCGCAGTGAACATAAAGAGTCGTTCTGCAACTCAATGGAAGGGACCACTGAGCGCAAAGCCCTGGATTTAGCTCACTAACGTAGCGCCTGAGCAAAATAGGGGAGCGAGGTGGCTAGATAAGTGCCAACGGTTAAACACACACCTATGGTAGTAAGAAAATAAGGCAGTGGAGAACCCAGAACCACATTATCTATATTTTAAGGATGATGATTAGGATAACTATTTCCCAAAACGTAGAAAATGTTGACAAGATTGTTTCAGTCATCAGGTGTATGAAACCAAGTTTGGAATTTCATTGATAATCATGCATCTATCTttttgtagtagtagtaaagctttattgttccaaccaatggttacaacaagcataatacaagcaatgctaaaacaaatcacaTATTCTGCAAGATCaaaaattttgctctatacatttgggctgtaagagcaaagttggccaatgccaatacaacagtcttattattattagtcttgttattgcatgtaaacaaaaagtatattatctctgaatcggaccagctggacttattctaaaaaaaaccacatgcATCTATCAAGAATCTCAGTTTCTGAGTGTTAAAATTAATGTATTCATGTATATATCGCTTGGAAGTATGTAAATTCTATTTCACTGAAATATAGCATGTACATCTATGAATGGTTATTCTAAAGTTTTTCCCAATGACTGCGCACAGAACACTCCACCGAAACTGGCATGTCCAATGCATGCTTAGCTGAGAATAAGCCCAACTGAGCACAGTAGGATTTATTGCTAAGTAACCATGCATATGATTGTATTCTAaacacaatggctgagttcggacgacacgctaatcactTTAAACTACAGTAACtttaaactacagctcccagcatgcacttTCAAATCtttgggaaagggagaaataaGAATTCGCAATGCACTATGGGACATGTAGTCTTTATGGGACTCCACTGGGCGCTTTAAATTTTACGCAAGACTGTACGACAGGTCGCGCTATGCATCCTGGTAAATGTAGGCCATATCTCATGACTTCTTGATCTCCCGAATATTGCCGAATGACCACCCGTGCGCCACAAAGAATTCTACTTCATTTCCGAATCAGAACGTTCTCCAACGTTATGGGTGCTGTCTAGAGCTGGAGTCCTGCATCCATTTATCTCGGAGTAAGACCCATATTCAGTGCATGCGTAGGATTTCCTAGGTTGCCAGTAGGGGTAATAGGATTGCAATCATGCAGCAATCCGATCGTACGCATAGGTAGGCTCGCCTAAGCCCATTCAATTAAGTGCGcttagggccaaaacaaacattactttaaatgggtGTCTAGCAGCTAAGTATTTTCCTCCCATTTTTAGTTTAGAGTAGGTGTAGGGCCCCGGTAGAAATAAGGATCCTAGCATGAGGGAGGGGTAGGAGGATTGGCCTCCAGCACCTACTggagagtaaaaatgaaaggacagtgcaattctatagatatctactcagaagtaagccccattgaattcaatggcacctactcccaggtaaggttatgtaggattgcagccatagctgCTAGACACGTTTAAAGCAATTCCTGACCGGTTTTTCTGACAGCTCGGTCCATAAAGCAGATCTGGGCAACCCTaaagggcgcgatcctatgcatgtttagtcaggggtggggcaggaatcctacaactcccagcattttccatcCAGCACGACTGGTTGGGCAACGCTGGAAGCTTTCTGATAGCTTGCTCCTACCTAGAGGTCGTTGCACTAACgagtggggaaagaaaagcagTCAGAGGCGTAGTTCGCGTACGGGCTGGGCGGGCCCAGCAGCGCGAAGGGGCGTTGCGCGTGTTAGCTGGACCGGCctcttcattaaaacaaaaacaaaaaggggtgGCGCTGCTGGGCGGAAATATGTCGGGGGAAGGCCTAGGAATGCAAAGTGGGCGACGAGAGGGAGGGGCCGGGAAGCACGGGTGATGGTGGGATTGGGGGCGGAAGGGTTGGCGGAGGGGGGCCGCCTGGTTCCCTCGCACCGGGGCTATATATGGCTCCGAGCAGTGGGAAAATGCTCACTTTCAGGCGAGAGGGGTTGGGCTCTGGCGCGGCCGCAAGGCAAAGCGGACAGGTAGGCTTGGAAAGGGAGGCGCGTAATAGCAACAGCCACGGCAGTTCAGCCTTTTCTCCGTTTCCCCCTTGAGCAGTgagagtggcggcagcagcagaacGCCCCTTTGCTAGCGCCAAGTGGTGAGGGCGCGCGGGTGTGGGAGAGGAGAAGGGGCTGTTAGGCGAAGGCACTAGCTGGTAGCAGCAGTCCCCGTGGAAACTTGTTTTCTGGGCTCGTTAAACTTGCCGACCTCCCGGAGCCGCGGTGGGTTTGGCTTCGCCTCTACAGGGTCAGGGTGGGCATTAGGTAGCAGGACGCTGAGATTGGCTCCTCCGTTCCGTGCCCATAGCAAgaagccgccaccgccgccgccgagggCTTCTAGGCACCGTGAGAAAGCAAAGCTCTTTGCTTTGAGGCGCCCAGCGAGGTCCGTGCCAGGTGCCCTCAGGCGGACTAAGAGGCTTGGCCAGTGGGTAGGTGGCTCTTGCCTGCCTTTCTCTTGAGAGGAGACGCTGTTTCTGGCTATGCTCTGGCGCGCTGCTCTTCATTGAATTGTTGAGGCGGCGCTTCCAGGATTCCTGTGCAGGGAACCCAGAAAGTAGCCTGTTAGTACCCGCAGTCGTTAAACTGGGCTTGCGAGTTGGTGGCCGCCGCATCTGCTTAagtcgcccacctccccgccgccATGAACATCATTCTGGAATTCTTCGTCGTCACCTTCAAAGTCCTCTGGGCATTCGTGGTGGCCGCCGCCAAATGGCTCATGCGCCCCAAGGAGAAGAGCGTGGCGGGGCAGGTGTGCCTGATCACCGGGGCTGGCAGTGGGCTGGGCCGGCTCTTCGCGCTGGAGTTCGCCCGCCGCCGAGCGCGCTTGGTGCTGTGGGACATCAACACTCAGAGCAACGAAGAGACGGCGGACATGGTGCGGCACATCTATCGGGAGGTCTCCGAGGAAGCCGTGGTCGCTGCTCAGAAAGGTAATGGGGTTGCTGTAGTCTGTGTATCCTCGTAGTCTCCAGTTCTGGGGACCACAAGAGCCGGGAGAAGCGCGAGATTCTTCAGTAATGAATAGCAATAGAGAATCAAGTTCCCCttcctttttagaaaaaaaagcaAGGTGTGTAAGAAAATGCCTATGGTACATTAGAAGAAACTGCATTGATGGGGAGGAAAAGATTAAACCCTTTCAGGAGCCACAGTAGTAGCGATAGCCGAAACTATTGCCTCATTGATAGTGCTCTTGAACAGACACTTCCTGCTGCACCCACACAAACTTCTATTTAGGATTAACCTTCAGTCCCACTTTTGGGGATTTgagagttttatttgttttaaagcaaaaagaTGGTACTAGTCAGGGCAATATGGGGAGAGAATTAAGGTGCCTTATAGGATGCTTGCAGAAGAAATTTCTGCAAGTTGCTTAAGAGTGGGGAGGAACAATAACTTGCACTACTATTTTGTAATCTTGTCCAGATTGACTTTACCTGCTGTCTTTCAAAGGCTGTTGATTTTGTTTCAAAGGTTCTTGTATCACACAAAAAAGTGTTGAAAATGCAGCAACCACCTCTCAAATCATGGCCCTTGGGGAATATTCTTAATTCTCAGCACCCAAGAAGTTCAGAAAGGGATGTGATCATTCATCACTAAAGCAGAGGTTTATACACTGGAAGCAATTGTTGCTATCTTGGACTTGGAAAGTGCCAGGCAACGCTGGAATTGAAAAAGTTCATATATTTTGATGATTTTGCTTTTGATGAGCTATAAAATTTGCAATTGCATCTTAATAGGAGTGTGAAAACCGCACACATAAGAATCTAGGAAAGCAAAGTAAATCTCAGCTTGCAGTGGGAGGGAGAATTGACCAAATGTTTACTAAGTTCTGCCCTTCTTTACCTATTTGATATATATTCTGGAAAGgtaatgaataaagaaataatcaATTTCAATAGCTTTAATGGCATTATATAGAGATGGCAAATACTTGTTATATAGAGCAACCCAGAGACAATGAGCACATCAACAAAACCACCAATCACCCTGTAAATGGTGACATTTTGTGCCTATTGTGAGAAATTCTGCATTGATGTACCATGTAATTAATGTAGAAAGGATCCTTTGGCACATCTATTTAATCTATTAAATCATCCTAGAGAAATCTACTTGGATGTAAATCttattgacttcaatggagctAACTCCCAAGTATGTGGgtctagcattgcagccttactcACACATGGCTACatcagtttttattatgcttCGTTTAGCACATGTGCACTGTGTATACAAACCAGTTTGAATGGAGTAGTTCTATTTTTTAAACCTATTAAGCCTGCAATGTTATTCACGCTTGAGAATGAATCCCTTGAACTCAATAAGGcttctttctgagtaaatatgtattgACTCAGGCTGCATGTTTTTGTTTCCATTGATCTCAAATTCAGATGTTCCAGGTGAAGTGGTTTGTGGATTCAGTTATCTGTTCTATTTGGGTTGGTGTTGGTGTACTCCATGGCCTGACTGGTGTTGGTGTACTCCATGGCCTGACTGTCTTCCATTGGGCATCAGTAGATTATAATTGCAGATCAGGTGTGCAGGTTTGATACCTCACTGTCTTGGCATGTAGTAACCCCAGTTTCCTGCATTTTTGGAACTCGGGACAACAAAAATCTGACAAGTAGGTAGACCACCTGTTTCTTATTTTCTGATATGCAAACACTGAACAATACCTCTAATTAGACTCCCCCTTCTTCTTTGCTTGTCTGGATTCATATAAGCAGCTGGGCATGGTGAAGAAGTACTACCTCACTACAACTTGCAAGTTCACACATATACTTGTGACGTGAGCAAAAGAGAGAATGTATACACAACTGCTGAGAGAGTCTGCAAGGAGGTTGGTGAAGTCTCGGTCCTGGTTAACAATGCTGGCGTGGTTTCTGggcaccatcttctggaatgtCCTGATGAGCTTATTGAGAGGACCATGATGGTTAACTGCCATGCACATTTCTGGGTAAATATCCTTATTTTCAAATCAGAAcctgtgttaatctgttgcagaaaAAGATAAAGAGCAAAAACAATTTATTATGCCAAAAGTTTCAATGAATCTGATGTGGATGaaatgtccacaaaagcttatatcaTAATAATTTTTTGGTATTTGGAATGACACTCTCTGGttatgattaatttaattactaCATTAAATTTCTTCTCTGTTCTTTATCTATAAAatgaaattactttttttttaatctgcagcAACTTCCTCCTTTAAGGctacatgtgttttttttttttttgtttctatcACACAGTCCCGTGCCTTGAATTATTTTGCCTTTCATCTTACTCAGTGAGCCTGATTCAGAGAACATTAGTATGAAATGTTAAGTGAAAACAATTGGACATGCTAGTCACAACTAATTTTTGTCTTTTGGGTTATATTTGGGTTATATCAACGTTTGGCTAAgttaattcccattcatttcaattgatcTACTCTAAATCGGACTAAAATTGAATAcaacccactgatttcaataggacttgagAGTCTCTGCATCAGAGCCGCTAACATAGAGACATCAGCAGACCTTCTTGTACTGGTAATACATCAATATATTTATGGAATGTAATCTGTCATGTACAATACCATCAATAGTGTATAAAAGGCCTATAAGTTGGGAGTTAGTTTTCTTTATGAATGATTTCATATTGCTGTGTTATGGCACTTAGTGTGTTATGacattaagatttttaaaaaaatcttcactgAAACCAAATTCATAGTCTATTTAATtggaactgattaaaaaaaatctttatgaagctgccttacactgactGAGACCATTGGTCTACCATAGCCAGTATTTTCTCTTTGAGTATTTGCAGCTGTCCAAAGTCTAGGCAGAAGTATTTCCCAGCTATTTATCACAGAGCTATGGATCCTTCCTTTGAATCTTGAATATCTGTAATAACCCTTCTTCTGTACTACCAGTTTCAGTGTAAGGTATCTATGTAGACTTTGAGCAAGTATTGTTTTAGTTGCTgagagtaaaccgcccagagagcttcagctatggggcggtatttacatttaataaataaattctatgtgTGTTTTAGTTAGAATTAAATCTTgctgtgttcagtgaggcttactcctaggtaagtgtgaaTACTAGCCTACCTCAaaatagtgccctccagatgtattgggctatATCTCCCCTCATCCCaatcagaatggccaatggtcatgctggttggggataatgCAAGTTTTATTCCAACAGTTCTTGAGGATGCTAGGTCGGGGAAGATTGGTGTAAGCCTAAAGTGTGCTTGGTGATGCAGATCTGCAGAGAAAATGATGGTTAATCTCCTTTCTCTGCTTATATCAACAAATGTTATGAAAAGTATGATTTTGCACTCGGTATTATTTGCTTGAATTGTGTTATCAAATCTACTTCAGAGTTCATTGAAGAGTAGGCACGGTGACAAGTCTAGCATCTGTAGTGTTGAAATACTTTGCAAATATTATGTTGCTGAGACTTTTAGTATTTACTGAGGCCTATCTTAAGATAGGAGAATAGAATACTGGTGCTTGACCCCTTGGTCAAGCATACCATTTAGATCCATACCGCAAACCATTGTGTGAGTTAAAGTATGATCTGGAAGAAGAGCCAGTTTCAGGACACACTAGTTGGATAATTCAAAGGAGCTTGTCTTGATTATTTTCCAAATAGAATGTACTTGGAGGCTTTATATGCATACTTATAAAAGCAGAGACATATGCTAACTTGGTAAATGTGTACTTGTAGCATAATTGTAAAATTTAGAGTTCTTGGAAATTTTGTCACTTATGACATCATCGCCATTAAAATATGGGAGGATCCTAGGCTAGCCAGCTGTTCTTGCCTCAGGCACCTAAATCAACAGTTATTTACAACATTGTATGTTCTAAGGAATCACCACTTTAAAATCCTGAAGTAACGATGGAAAGCAAACAGTGGATTAAATCAAATGTTACATGAACTGACTTGTGTTCAGACAATGGGAGGTTCCTCTCCCTGCAGccctacccccccccacacacacacatgccccaaactgctctgaatgatcttctaatccaccagagcagatttggagggtacATGGGAGACCTCCAAGGGGAATGGGAATTCAGTCCACAAGTGGtgttcattccagtggtggaaggACCCCATTGGATATAATCCAGTGTAATTCCCTGTATGTTTACCGAAAAGTCCTACTCTGTTTAATAGGGATTTCTTCCTTGAagtacatataggattgcagctatgcAGCACagtcctgtgtatgtttactgtGAAGTAAATTCCAATGAATCCATTgcagcttactctcaagtaagtgtgtttaggattacagtccTAGTCATGTTTTAGAAATCCTTTTGATACCCTTCTTAAGACATttcaagctcccccccccctttgaagtaCTGCTCTGGAGCTGTCactatttgttttgtttgaactAGAATGGCCAGTACTACCTTTAGAACAATACTAAAGAAGTCCAGACCTTGtcttgaagactttgtgtattttcaaGGAGCAACCCACAACTTCTGTATTTAAATGAAGATGTCCTCTTATGAACTTCATTTACAAAGAAATTTTCTTCTGGGGATGCTTAAGTGATTCTTGTTTTCCTAGCCGAAAATCACAAAATTATAATTGCTTGTTACCCAAGTGTAGATGAACTACATAAATATCCGAAGACAAAATGTGAACCATTAACATCTGTAACTGATATAAATTAATTTGCATGTTGTTTTGTTCTAACAACTATAGCATGCCTTTTACTGAGACATGCATCCTAACTGGTCTGTCAGCTAAAATTCTGATCTCTATGGTTGTCCAAGTTATGATCTTAATTCTAAAAAAGTTTGGTCCTGTTATGAAGTC carries:
- the RPL7 gene encoding large ribosomal subunit protein uL30 is translated as MFTAHAPDLSFPAASAGTMAGEEAKKKVPSVPESLLKKRKAFADIKAKRLKKLLVQKKLRKSERKLIYKRAEAYHKEYRQMYRREIRMARMARKAGNYYVPAEPKLAFVIRIRGINGVSPKVRKVLQLLRLRQIFNGTFVKLNKASINMLRIVEPYIAWGYPNLKSVHELIYKRGYGKINKQRIALTDNALIKRCLKKHGIICMEDLIHEIYTVGKNFKVANNFIWPFKLSSPRGGMKKKTTHFVEGGDAGNREDQINRLIRRMN
- the RDH10 gene encoding retinol dehydrogenase 10 isoform X1, translated to MNIILEFFVVTFKVLWAFVVAAAKWLMRPKEKSVAGQVCLITGAGSGLGRLFALEFARRRARLVLWDINTQSNEETADMVRHIYREVSEEAVVAAQKAAGHGEEVLPHYNLQVHTYTCDVSKRENVYTTAERVCKEVGEVSVLVNNAGVVSGHHLLECPDELIERTMMVNCHAHFWTTKAFLPKMLELNHGHIVTVASSLGLFSTAGVEDYCASKFGAVGFHESLSHELKAAEKDGIKTTLVCPYLVDTGMFRGCRIRKEIEPFLPPLKPDYCVKQAMRAILTDQPMICTPRLMYMVTFMKSILPFEAVVCMYRFLGADKCMYPFIAQRKQATNNNEAKNGI
- the RDH10 gene encoding retinol dehydrogenase 10 isoform X2 — encoded protein: MNIILEFFVVTFKVLWAFVVAAAKWLMRPKEKSVAGQVCLITGAGSGLGRLFALEFARRRARLVLWDINTQSNEETADMVRHIYREVSEEAVVAAQKAGHGEEVLPHYNLQVHTYTCDVSKRENVYTTAERVCKEVGEVSVLVNNAGVVSGHHLLECPDELIERTMMVNCHAHFWTTKAFLPKMLELNHGHIVTVASSLGLFSTAGVEDYCASKFGAVGFHESLSHELKAAEKDGIKTTLVCPYLVDTGMFRGCRIRKEIEPFLPPLKPDYCVKQAMRAILTDQPMICTPRLMYMVTFMKSILPFEAVVCMYRFLGADKCMYPFIAQRKQATNNNEAKNGI